The Elusimicrobiota bacterium genome has a segment encoding these proteins:
- the secE gene encoding preprotein translocase subunit SecE, whose product MNIAIQFVREAYYELKKSTWLSRQEAVQSTYAVLLIVMLVAIYVACIDFVLTNFLIGPILGR is encoded by the coding sequence ATGAACATCGCCATCCAATTCGTCAGAGAAGCGTACTACGAACTCAAGAAATCCACCTGGCTCTCCCGCCAGGAGGCCGTGCAGTCCACGTATGCGGTCCTCCTCATCGTGATGCTCGTGGCCATCTACGTGGCCTGCATCGATTTCGTCCTCACCAACTTCCTCATCGGGCCCATACTGGGAAGGTAA